In a genomic window of Carassius carassius chromosome 43, fCarCar2.1, whole genome shotgun sequence:
- the lactb gene encoding serine beta-lactamase-like protein LACTB, mitochondrial isoform X1 — protein MSRLLCLSRSLTCTQCKYSVQKSEPFVGLLTSRGRFRDELMKRLISSSRRAVLTPYNSRHPLFWLLGIGTGFVLALGLKYRDSASERCECDAQKTLKVSRYSGAIDTSRGLLQRIKQDEVGAPGMVIGVSVDGSHVWCEGVGYADLENRVPCGPDTVMRIASISKPLTAAAVARLWEDGKIDLDAPVQRYVPEFPQKQFDGEDVTITPRMVLSHLSGIRHYEKDVKKVREDKEKARRLLKPPEKKEEKSSDEKKEKLEKAEDSSAKSKEAKGGQKRKKEFEQEEYYLKDNFENVTQALDLFKDDPLVFRPGSTFLYSTHAYTLLSAVVERAAGQRFLDHMMKMFRELGMLNTVPDENDPIIYNRSRFYHFNKKGRVVNCPYVDNSYKWAGGGFLSTVGDLLVFGNALLYSYQMAELKNTDGLLPGFLKPHTAKAIWAPVDKTEASWDKDGLYAQGWLVVEKQQKYGQCRSRRHYVSHTGSAVGASSVLLVLPSESGHSPPQGVVVTIITNMQSVGLNTTALKIAQEFDKARDEERVSS, from the exons ATGTCTCGGTTACTATGTTTGTCACGGAGTCTCACGTGCACACAGTGTAAATACAGTGTTCAGAAATCCGAGCCCTTTGTGGGTTTGTTGACATCAAGAGGGAGGTTCAGAGATGAGCTGATGAAGAGACTGATTTCATCGAGCAGAAGAGCCGTCCTCACACCCTACAACAGCCGACACCCGCTCTTCTGGCTGCTCGGTATCGGGACGGGGTTTGTTCTGGCTCTAGGGCTCAAATATCGTGATTCTGCGTCTGAACGCTGTGAATGTGACGCACAGAAGACACTCAAAGTCTCCAGATACAGCGGCGCTATAGACACCAGCAGAGGCCTGCTGCAGCGGATCAAG CAGGATGAAGTTGGAGCTCCTGGGATGGTTATCGGCGTCTCAGTGGATGGCAGTCATGTTTGGTGTGAAG GGGTTGGTTATGCAGATCTGGAGAACAGAGTGCCTTGTGGTCCAGACACCGTGATGAGAATCGCCAGCATCAGTAAACCTCTGACCGCAGCCGCCGTCGCCAGACTCTGGGAGGACGGCAAGATAGATCTAGATGCTCCTGTCCAAAGATACGTGCCAGAGTTCCCACAGAAGCAGTTTGACGGAGAGGAT GTCACAATAACACCCCGGATGGTCCTGTCCCACTTGAGTGGCATCCGTCACTATGAGAAAGATGTCAAGAAAGTTCGAGAGGACAAAGAGAAAGCCAGGCGCCTTCTGAAGCCCCCGGAGAAGAAAGAGGAGAAGAGCTCAGACGAAAAAAAAGAGAAGCTGGAGAAAGCGGAGGACAGCAGCGCTAAAAGCAAAGAGGCTAAAGGAGGCCAAAAGAGGAAAAAAGAGTTCGAGCAGGAGGAGTATTACCTCAAAGACAACTTTGAGAACGTCACCCAGGCTCTGGACTTATTCAAAGACGATCCTCTGGTTTTTAGACCTG GTTCTACGTTCCTGTATTCGACACATGCTTACACCCTGCTGAGTGCTGTGGTGGAGAGAGCCGCAGGTCAGCGCTTCCTCGACCACATGATGAAGATGTTTCGAGAGCTGGGCATGCTGAACACCGTACCGGACGAAAACGACCCCATCATATACAACCGCTCCAG GTTCTACCACTTCAATAAAAAGGGTCGTGTTGTGAACTGCCCCTATGTGGACAATTCGTACAAATGGGCTGGAGGTGGATTTCTGTCCACTGTGGGCGACCTTCTGGTGTTCGGTAACGCTCTGCTCTACAGCTATCAGATGGCCGAACTGAAGAACACAGACGGGCTGCTTCCTGGCTTCCTCAAACCCCACACGGCCAAAGCCATATGGGCACCGGTGGACAAAACGGAGGCGTCGTGGGATAAAGACGGACTGTACGCCCAGGGCTGGCTGGTGGTGGAGAAACAGCAGAAATACGGTCAGTGCCGCAGCCGCAGACATTATGTCTCGCACACAGGGAGCGCTGTGGGGGCCAGCAGTGTCCTGCTGGTGTTACCCAGCGAGAGCGGACACTCTCCTCCACAGGGGGTGGTGGTGACCATCATCACAAACATGCAGTCAGTGGGCCTCAATACCACCGCGCTGAAGATCGCTCAGGAATTCGACAAGGCCAGGGATGAAGAACGTGTATCCTCTTGA
- the lactb gene encoding serine beta-lactamase-like protein LACTB, mitochondrial isoform X2 — protein sequence MSRLLCLSRSLTCTQCKYSVQKSEPFVGLLTSRGRFRDELMKRLISSSRRAVLTPYNSRHPLFWLLGIGTGFVLALGLKYRDSASERCECDAQKTLKVSRYSGAIDTSRGLLQRIKDEVGAPGMVIGVSVDGSHVWCEGVGYADLENRVPCGPDTVMRIASISKPLTAAAVARLWEDGKIDLDAPVQRYVPEFPQKQFDGEDVTITPRMVLSHLSGIRHYEKDVKKVREDKEKARRLLKPPEKKEEKSSDEKKEKLEKAEDSSAKSKEAKGGQKRKKEFEQEEYYLKDNFENVTQALDLFKDDPLVFRPGSTFLYSTHAYTLLSAVVERAAGQRFLDHMMKMFRELGMLNTVPDENDPIIYNRSRFYHFNKKGRVVNCPYVDNSYKWAGGGFLSTVGDLLVFGNALLYSYQMAELKNTDGLLPGFLKPHTAKAIWAPVDKTEASWDKDGLYAQGWLVVEKQQKYGQCRSRRHYVSHTGSAVGASSVLLVLPSESGHSPPQGVVVTIITNMQSVGLNTTALKIAQEFDKARDEERVSS from the exons ATGTCTCGGTTACTATGTTTGTCACGGAGTCTCACGTGCACACAGTGTAAATACAGTGTTCAGAAATCCGAGCCCTTTGTGGGTTTGTTGACATCAAGAGGGAGGTTCAGAGATGAGCTGATGAAGAGACTGATTTCATCGAGCAGAAGAGCCGTCCTCACACCCTACAACAGCCGACACCCGCTCTTCTGGCTGCTCGGTATCGGGACGGGGTTTGTTCTGGCTCTAGGGCTCAAATATCGTGATTCTGCGTCTGAACGCTGTGAATGTGACGCACAGAAGACACTCAAAGTCTCCAGATACAGCGGCGCTATAGACACCAGCAGAGGCCTGCTGCAGCGGATCAAG GATGAAGTTGGAGCTCCTGGGATGGTTATCGGCGTCTCAGTGGATGGCAGTCATGTTTGGTGTGAAG GGGTTGGTTATGCAGATCTGGAGAACAGAGTGCCTTGTGGTCCAGACACCGTGATGAGAATCGCCAGCATCAGTAAACCTCTGACCGCAGCCGCCGTCGCCAGACTCTGGGAGGACGGCAAGATAGATCTAGATGCTCCTGTCCAAAGATACGTGCCAGAGTTCCCACAGAAGCAGTTTGACGGAGAGGAT GTCACAATAACACCCCGGATGGTCCTGTCCCACTTGAGTGGCATCCGTCACTATGAGAAAGATGTCAAGAAAGTTCGAGAGGACAAAGAGAAAGCCAGGCGCCTTCTGAAGCCCCCGGAGAAGAAAGAGGAGAAGAGCTCAGACGAAAAAAAAGAGAAGCTGGAGAAAGCGGAGGACAGCAGCGCTAAAAGCAAAGAGGCTAAAGGAGGCCAAAAGAGGAAAAAAGAGTTCGAGCAGGAGGAGTATTACCTCAAAGACAACTTTGAGAACGTCACCCAGGCTCTGGACTTATTCAAAGACGATCCTCTGGTTTTTAGACCTG GTTCTACGTTCCTGTATTCGACACATGCTTACACCCTGCTGAGTGCTGTGGTGGAGAGAGCCGCAGGTCAGCGCTTCCTCGACCACATGATGAAGATGTTTCGAGAGCTGGGCATGCTGAACACCGTACCGGACGAAAACGACCCCATCATATACAACCGCTCCAG GTTCTACCACTTCAATAAAAAGGGTCGTGTTGTGAACTGCCCCTATGTGGACAATTCGTACAAATGGGCTGGAGGTGGATTTCTGTCCACTGTGGGCGACCTTCTGGTGTTCGGTAACGCTCTGCTCTACAGCTATCAGATGGCCGAACTGAAGAACACAGACGGGCTGCTTCCTGGCTTCCTCAAACCCCACACGGCCAAAGCCATATGGGCACCGGTGGACAAAACGGAGGCGTCGTGGGATAAAGACGGACTGTACGCCCAGGGCTGGCTGGTGGTGGAGAAACAGCAGAAATACGGTCAGTGCCGCAGCCGCAGACATTATGTCTCGCACACAGGGAGCGCTGTGGGGGCCAGCAGTGTCCTGCTGGTGTTACCCAGCGAGAGCGGACACTCTCCTCCACAGGGGGTGGTGGTGACCATCATCACAAACATGCAGTCAGTGGGCCTCAATACCACCGCGCTGAAGATCGCTCAGGAATTCGACAAGGCCAGGGATGAAGAACGTGTATCCTCTTGA
- the LOC132124944 gene encoding pro-neuregulin-4, membrane-bound isoform-like, whose amino-acid sequence MMAEHGDPCTESEASFCMNGGTCFKIRSVSTPTCVCSVNYEGSRCEQFQLFSFSRDSEEKGMIAAVAIIALLILVVLGVVIYYICKIKGNARSQPKPEAYWRVQSNSQPV is encoded by the exons AACACGGTGACCCTTGCACTGAGTCAGAGGCCAGCTTTTGCATGAATGGAGGAACATGCTTTAAAATACGCTCGGTGTCTACTCCCACGTGTGT TTGCAGTGTGAACTATGAGGGCAGCAGATGTGAGCAGTTCCAGCTGTTCAGTTTCTCTCGGGACAGTGAGGAGAAGGGCATGATCGCTGCTGTGGCCATCATCGCCCTCCTCATCCTAGTGGTGCTCGGTGTGGTCATCTACTACATCTGCAA AATAAAGGGAAACGCCCGGAGTCAACCAAAACCTGAGGCATACTGGAGAGTCCAATCAAACAGTCAGCCGGTGTGA